Part of the Archocentrus centrarchus isolate MPI-CPG fArcCen1 chromosome 4, fArcCen1, whole genome shotgun sequence genome is shown below.
CTTCCTgcgattaatgaaaatataaaataaatatggaagtcaggataacattacagccccatttcataatagataacccttcagcagacgtcttattaccttctgcaaaacaaTTTTGCTCTATACTGCGCGGGAAGATAATAAAAACTATGGTCAAAATATTatgcataataaataaatgagttaaTGTAGTTACACTAATTTATCATTAACAGCCATTTAAAAAGCTGACTTCAAGGTCACTTCACAGTGACAATTTATACTGAAATGTTTAATGAAATTATACGAACTGGTCGCAACCAGTATTATGAGTTCAGCACATGCCCTTTCTGAGTGTCTTAGATGTTACACTGTGTTGTTGTTTCCTGTTCCTACCTGTTAAGATGTTCTTGAATGCCTCTTCTACATTTGTGGAGTCCAACGCTGACGTCTCAATAAACGAGAGTGTGTTCTTTTCTAATGCGAAAAGAGACATTTGACACTTGAAATATGCACAAACTCATACTGTGCACAGACTGCTCAGGATAATTACATCTTAGAGTGACTGACCTGCAAATGCTCGGGCTTCATCAGTGGGCACAGCCCTGAGGTGTCGGAGGTCGCTCTTGTTTCCCACCAGCATGATGACGATGTTGTTGTCAGCGTGGTCCCTCAGCTCTTTCAGCCAGCGCTCAACGTTCTCATATGTCAGGTGCTTGGCGATATCGTAGACTAGGAGAGCGCCAACTGCACCCCGATAATACCTAGTCAAAACAGCATAAACAAGATGAATACAATAACCCCCACCTCAGTGTGACTGTGGAAGCTAGTTTagacaaacagaaaatactCACGCTGAGGTGATCGCTCTGTAGCGCTCCTGACCAGCTGTGTCCCAGATCTGAGCTTTTATCGTCTTGCCGTCCACCTGGATGCTTCGGGTGGCAAACTCCACCCCGATGGTGCTCTTGCTCTCCAGATTGAACTCATTTCTTGTGAAACGGGACAGCAGGTTACTTTTCCCCACTCCAGAGTCTCCGATTAGTACAACTGGAAAGAACAGAAAGTTTTATCAAGTCTTCCAGAGTGGAGTCCATGACCAGTGACTGGATTCTCACTTTGTTTTTACACTTAATTTAAACTGACTCATTTTCAATAGCAGAATAACAGATTTTACTGCAGAATTTACAACCAAGCTGAAAGTGCTGAACTGCTGCTTTCTATCTGCAGATATCAGACTTTGCCCTTTTGGGAATGAGGCAGGAAGAAGTTGCCAATATCCTGCTCTCTGGGAAATCTGACTCATCAGTTTCTCAAGGCCTCTTATTCCTGTGTCGTAACAAGTCATCAGTATCTTACAAGCTTCACTAGATCTGGGAAACCATCTTGCTTTACTTTGATACTGTAGGTTTTAACCTACTACATTCATAGTGTGTCACAGATCTCAGATTAGGTTCACACGGGACAAAATAAGGATGACCTCTTTTGTGGTCTCATCTGACAATAAAATCTGTAGTCCTAGGTGTGATCAGAGACCTTTAGTATTTGTTTGGTATGAAAATGTTGTCCTTTTCTGATTCGGATAATACCTGGGAGCAAAACAATGCTCTACTGAAGTTTCCTCCTCTTTGCTTTCACTGGGAGTGAATTTCCACCCTCAGGCCACAGTTTTTTGAACCACAAAGAGGACTCCTGATTTCCCAATAAATCCATCTGACTTCAAGAGACAGCCTAAGCAGCAGGCCACTGCTGGAGCTCCTTGAATAGCAGACGTTTACGTATGGCTATCACAAAGGGAAACTTCTCTTCCATGCCAGTAAAGTTTAATTAATGCAGAAGTAATGGTTCCATCCGTCTGACTAACCAGTAGCTTGCAGCGCCACACGCCCTACTttcggtaaaaaaaaaagaaaagaaaaaaaaagccccaactGCTAGCGGTAAACCTTAACACAAAAGAAGCGGCACCACACCCAAAGTAACAGGAAATATGGAATTAATTACGGTAAGTGATGCTTTTAacttgctttaaaaaataatttaaaacaaatcaaacaaacaaaaaacagaggcTCGGGTTAGCTACAGTTagctaccaccaccaccagctaATTTTAAACCGGGGCGTACTGCAGCTAGCATGCTAACTTACGCTAAACCCCGTCTATAAAACAGCACTTGTTCCCCTTACCTTACCTTTAAACAAGAAGTCATATTCATCGTCCCTGTTCCCCATCCTTTGATACAATCACCCTCGTTACTGAGATTGCGGTGATGAGAGAAGGTTTCCCTGCCCAAACCAGGGTGGTGCGCCAAGATGACGAGAGACAATGCGCACAGAACGGAGCCGCTGGCACGGTCACGTGACTGGCCGGTACGCAGCTGCACGTACTGTGAAAGGGAGCTATCCGGTGtagtgccaaaaagtgatcgtctgcaaaaaaagtgatttccggtatttgccaaaaaaaaaaaaaaaaaaaattattgcgtgcatttaaactgttgtaaatgacatATTTCAAACATATTTCTCATGAAAGATATCAAGTAATTTTCAGCCAGAAAGAACATTCCTGTCCCAAGGTAAGAAGGTGCAATCacatttttggcaaagtgacttttatgtaCCCTTTATTTGTCCGGCTAAAAAATGtcattgaaattaaaaatgtatttttcaagagagatctggccaagggggcagcagaaattacaacaaatataGCACCACAGTTCTATAAATCATTAATCCTAAGAGCTACATTTCAGACTCattcttttaaatgttaaatttcatGACAGCTGTTTGGAGgggtttccaggagaaagccttttctctctaaaaATACCATAGCAGAGCAGTTCAtcagcatctgaacaaaccacaagaacaGATAGGAACatagtggagatgtttggccacgTGATGAAAGTGATGAAAAGGATCAAGGTGTTGTaatggcccaaagtccagacaTCAACCTGAGTGAAATGCTGTTGTAAAACCTTAAGAGAGCTATGTAGACACAAATGCACGCAAACTCAATGAATTGGAGTAATGTGGTAAacaagagtgggccaaaattctgTTTGAGAGAATCATACAGAAAACACgctattgctgctaaaggtggttctacgagctactgaatcatgggaagCATTCAGTTTTTCTCAGCAATGCAGAGTCCTGTGCAGACTTTTTTCCCatgaatgtatttgtttttacagtactttatttttgttgttgaattCACTTTCtaaactttattttgtttactgTTATTGTACTTGTAGGCTATTTTACATGtaactttatttctttaaagttattattttgaATTGCTTGTCATTTTATGctattattttgtttaattacatttttttcttatccACATAACAGCTTGTAAGAAGCACTGCACTGCCTGCATGAAACATATTGTACCAAAAAAGGTGTGATTGCTTAAACTGTTTATCATGGGAGATGGTCCATTTCAGAATCATATAAATTAGAtgtaggaaacatttttcttttgtaaccATTAAAAAGTCCACGTAAATGATTGCCATCGTTTAATTACACTGCATTTTGCCATCTTTTTTTATTACACATCACTGTGTAGGTCACTGATAAAGCACAATGCACTGACACACAGTCAAATAGCCTTACAGACTCATTGTGGTCCTTTGCTCTGAGATTCTTAATAAATGCTCTGTTTCACTGATTTTGgggtgttgttttgttttcctattAAGGAGTTGTGGGTCACACTGAGATGCTCTGCAGGCTGTTTCTGGCACTTTTGGCCATTTGCTGTATCATATTATTTGGCCATAATTATTGATCCAACAATGTGTATTACTTTGTATACTGCTGGCTAGCTGAAGCTATAAtataaccccaattccaaaaaagttgggacactgtgtaaaatgtaaattaaaaacagaatgcaatgatttgcaaatatcataaacccatattttattcacaatagaataCAGAGAACattaggcctaggctgctgttgggggtggggggtgtcttttcactctctataTATTTAAACcccagatggctgcccctccctgagcctggttctgctggaggtttcttcctgttaaaagggagtttatccttcccactgtcaccaagtgctgctcatacagGGTTGGTTTgatttttgggttttctctgtaattattgtatcgtttttactttacaatataaagcgccttgagacgaCTGGTTGTTgcgatttggcgctatataaataaaattgaagtgaattgaatatcaaatgtttaaatggaGGTATTTTAtctctatgttctattgtgaataaaatatgggtttatgagatttgcaaatcattgcattctgttttggaGTTGTAATATAACTTTATCATATCTCTTATTTCATATTAATAATCCACGTCTGCAAAATAACTGATAACTAAAGCTTTAACATAAATGTAGTGAAAGGAATGTAGAAAGTAGTATGATATGGAAACATCCAAACTGTACTTAAGCTTGAGTAATTATACTTTGTTTCAGGCCATTCttcaatataataaatatataactaTCCCACTTTTTGGGGTATGTGTGTGGTTATGAAGTAATAGCTTGAGAACTAAGGTCCTCTCATTGTCACGTCCATAAAACTGCCTGATAGAAAACACTGCTGAGGCTTCTGTTATAAAAGATCATTTAAACATAATTTAGCCACTAGTAATGTAAAAATGCTTTAACCTTTCTTTAATATCTAACACAATATCATATACACTATCAGTGCTAACAGTGCTGTTGGCTCAAAAAGGTTACAATATTATCCTTGGAAACAGTAGCATTCCAAACtcaatggctttttttttttttttttttttacactggtgCTTACACATTGTCTTATTTGACAGTGTAAAATAATATTAACTTATTCCAAATAATTGACTGATGAGGGATCAGCTGTGAGAGTTAACCTCTGAGCCAGCACAGATGGGAAGTCTTAAAAGTTATTTAAGTAAAAATAAcaacatgatgatgatgtgtgaTACAGTTATGAGCCCTGTGTAATTGGACCTTAACCCAGATTGTTAAGGTTAAACTGTACTGAGCGTGAGCAGCTTTGTAAAGCTCATAACTTACCTATACAATCACAAAGCAAACAGTGCTGAGCTAAGTTTAAGGTCACATTTTTACTGTCCCACCCAAAGGAGAAATTCAGGCACTGTTAGTTATacttatggttttttttttactttgttgtaAGTGTTTGCACAGTTCTGTCAACAGGAGGAAAAGCCATGAAACTGATGTAAACACAAATGTCTTTCTGTTGGAGATTACACCTGCAAATGTGAGTTGTATTTATTGAGGTTCAGCTTGTACTCACAATGTTGTTTaatgagagaaaaacacacaattatttcACTGATTTTTCACGCAACATTTGACCCTCAGCACCGTTCTCAGAATACCCACAGAGAACCTGAAGTTTGAAAAGATTTAAACAATGTACAATTAATCTCATGGCCTGTCACATTACATCTGATAAACAGCTCAGATCAAATCTATTTTTACTAAAAGCTGCAGTGATGATATCTAGATATGTGGAAACCTCTATGGAAATCTTCTGATTAACTGAAAGACAAGAAGTGGGACATCAAAATACCTGAACTGAAATGCAAAAAACTAGTCGCACAATTTCCACTTGATTTAAAAGTATTGCATATATAGTGTTAAACTTAAGCTTCCAAAAAGATCTTAAGGTGCATCAGCTTTTGTGCAACTGAACAATATCGTAACCTTCACAGGATTATTGCATTTGATAActtattttttcagtgtgtAACTGTGAtttttccactgtcgccaaatgcaaATATCTTAGACTCACTGTTTCACTGCCTGAACTTCCTTATCTAGAAACAGACAAGCAGATAATTTTACACAACACGAAGCACAGTAAGCACTGCAGCTGTGCATGATTTGATTTCATGATTTGACTGTGGAACACGTTTACTGCACGACATGTGGGTTACCAAAAAGCTTCTGTTGACAGACTAAATAATATTGCAAAAACTGTTGCAGTACTGTATAAAAATAGGATAtcttgaaataaaaatcattatttagACTGAACTGTTCCCTAATAGTGCCGTACTGAGAGGCATTATGGGACAAGATGTACAAAACAAAGGTGAAAGAAGGTGGCTATTAGAATATGATCCCTAAAACTGTATGGTTTAGTTCATCTCAGctcaaagaaaaaatacaaaaccaactaaaaaacaaagtgttaaacaaatttaaaacatatgtacttattttttttattctttaatttatgtttttgttatatCCTGATGATATCTAGTTATAAAAGGGCCTCAGCTTCAGCCCACAACTTCATGATTGatgatttgttttctctgtatttaatgAAACCGgaataaaatcataaatattatTATGTTTGTTTCAGCTCTTGTGCAATTAAAAACTCATCATGGTATAATAATAAACTTGGTAATGGAAAAGGAAGTTTACATCCTTGTGAAAGAGTTCTACGTCAGAGACTCTCACCTGGGTTTTTAAACACCCGCCCACTTCGCTCCCTGACCAATCAGCGCTGAGGACGTGACCCAGAGGCGAAGTGAAGGGTTTTATAACAAAGCAGCTGTAGGACTAGCAAGCCAATTCCGTTCAGTCAATCGTAGAGGAGTTGGGTACATATTCATAGCAAAGTCTGATTTATTCTGAGCAGTGATGGCAAAGCGAACAAGGAGACTGAGAGACCAGCTTCCAAACTGTTACTATGAAGGATACCTGGAGAAGAGCTCATTCAAAGATGAGGTAAATCAGagattgtgtgtttgcttttgcaGGTGCTGCTGCATAGTCACATGGACTGTAAAAATTTCCTTTTCagttttgtgatgttttttttctttaaagctttaggtttttaacttaaaaaaaaaaggcaggaatTTAAATATGACATGTAGGCATATCGATTAATGATTTGCTCCATATATTGTCATAAATCATCAGAACTCGGTGAAGCCGAAgtgtcttcctgtttgtttttgtctgagacttgtttactgttttttataagaggaagaaaaacagcaaatccTTGCGAAATGAAAAGCTAGAAGTGGAAAAATGTGACCGCTCTTCCTTGAaaaattgtatattttttttcttattatcaGAACTCAATTAGTCACCTAACTTCTGAAATAGGTTTGCTGCTGACTGAGGTGCAAACCATGTGCAGAACATGTCAGAAATCTTATCTACTCTTAACACTCCTGTCAAcctttttaagcatttttttattttatttttttaatgtcagggCCATTTAGTATCTTCAGAGAGAACCTCGGTGCTTTCTTTGGCCAATGGCATGTTCATTTAATATTCATAGTGTTCACAAATATTCACAAACCTGTACTTGCACAGCAgtgtagtatttttttatttatttttttttacttggttTGTCTTTACAAGATCCTACTTAAGGTTATAAAACTGCCCTGCGTTGACATGCTTAATGCTCTATGATGCTAACCCTGTGAAACACATGTATGTACTAAAAGAGCAAGACAGAAATCACATTAAGAGTTGTGTACTGTGGCAGAGAAGCCAGTCTTCAttttgaggacattttttttctctgcctgtcaAACTGGTCTGACTTCTTTTCTGCTCGCGTTGTAATCATTTGATAATACCAGGAACTCCAAGCTTTAGAGGTCATAAATCCTGAGGGCTGTTCTGCCAGGCCATCACTGATAAGACTGTGCACATAAGATTTAAGGGCAACATTTTACCCAGCTGTCCTCATGTCTGTGTATGATGGAAAATAGGAGCTTCACTTGGGACTAATTTAGCAACGCTTTCTATGTAGACTAAAATGAGATAAAATTATATGTGAATTgtctttagttttagtctttctCACTTTGGGCAAAACAAGTCTGAGGAGGCACTGGCATACCGGTTTACTGAGACTGGGACGTCTGCATGACTTCATACCAAGTGTTTGTATTGTTGCGTTGTTCTTTCTACAGTGTGTTAAATACCACTCATACCATAACAACAGAAACtagaaactaatgaaactaatTGGAAACAAGAAAATCCACCctggaaatgaaaaatgtaaaaaaaaaaaaaaaagtagaactaaaattaaaaatggatGGAAAACGATTATAACTTTGTTTAATACACTCAAAGATGGGTTTAACCAGGCTTGCACTCCAACACATTCCCACAGGGGACTCAAGTGACGCATTGATTGATTTTCCCCTTAGGTCCAAACCATTCACAGTAATCACAGAGTGATTAGTAGCATGCACTGGTTTCTGTCGCGGTTTCTTGGTTTCAGTTGTGATAATAATCGCATGACTCATCAGCTCTTCTCCAGAAATGTCagcctgttgttgttgttgttgttgtgttgtttttgttccctGTGACATAACTTGCATCTATTTCCTTTATGTTCTTCCTTCCCTGTATCTATTTACTGTTACTTTTTATGGCACTCATTGTTTTCGATATCGATCCACATGTCTGGATTCTTCACCTTTCTCGAGCCGTCTCTAAATCAGTGCGTCTCTTTGCGTTTGTGCAGACATCTCGGAAACTGTGGACTGCTCTGTGTGGAAACgtgctttttttcttcaatgATAAAAGAGACTGTGGCGTAAGTCCTCTTAAAGGAATTCACAGATGTGGATTATTATTTCAAAAACACTTCTTGGTAAGCctttgtaactgtgtgtgtgtgtgtgtgtgtgtgtgtgtgtgtgtgtgtgtgtgtgtgtgtgtgtgtgtttcatcagTACATAGAGAAACTGGATCTCAGTGGATTTATCTCAGTAACAGATGACACCAGAAAGGACTGTAACTCGGAGGAAGCCCGATTCAACCTCCAGATGAAGAATGGAACTATCAAATTCACTGTAAGGGAATATGTAGAATACATGCAACTAATCTTATCACAGGTGATTCCTcttgtttctgacagtttttttttttttttttttatctcttctGTTGTTCCTGCAGGCCCCAAATACAGAAGCTCGTGATTTATGGAAAGGCTATATCCAATCTGTGGCTGAGGTTTGTGGTGTTTACATGTCTCTCACTCTGTAGAAAGAGTAAGAAGATGCTATTATaatggagactttttttttttttaaaacagtaatTGTTTCTTCCTGCAGCTGGCTGTGCCCACCTCTTTGAATCTGCTCCCAGGTCAGATCCACATGCTGACAGAAGCagtagaaaaggaaaaagagagaaaacaaaagatcCCTCCATCTGCTGATGCCGACTGTAATTCATACGTCACCGTCCAAGCGGACATGCCAGCGTTAGTatcaatttcttttcttttatgattgctgacttttgtgtgtgtgtgtgtgtgtgtgtgggggggggggttaatattaactgtaaataaattaaattagtcATTATTTACCTGAATTATCTACATATTCATCTTCATGAAAACCTGGCATTTTGGAATTTTGCCCGCCTCCCCCCCCTTGGGAAAGAATTTACAAGACAAGATTGGCTCTAATCCCGGAAACATTCTTTGCATATCCACATTGTCATTCTGCACCATTTAATTATACATCAGCTGAGCTTGGTATGTCATTCCTGCAGCTGTTACCACAGTGTGTCCCGCCTGgagtcagagctgctgcttGACAGAGAAGCCAAAAGAGGAAACCTGCTGCTGAGGCCCGGGAGTGATGGAAATTCCTTCGCTGTCAGCACCAGACAGGATGGTGACAGGTACGCGCACACATCTTACACAGAAGTAAACATGTGGATCCTtatcacatacacattcacatgcaAGACATAAATAATATACaaatccaaaaaagttgggactcgatgtaaaatgaaaataaaaacgaCTTGCATTGATcataaataatgttttattcacCGTAGatcatagaaaacatatcaaatgtttaaactggacAAGAGTCAaagctgaaaatcagtattggACACCTGTGATCTTCTGACCCTCagacagcactgcattaaaaacaggcatgattctgtcatggaaattaTTGCATAggttcaggaacacttccagaaatcatcgTGAGCACAGCTCGCCGTGCcgtccacaaatgcaggttaaagctctatcatgcaaaaaGGAAgccatacagtaccagtcaaaagtttgggcacactTAACCATTCATTTGGTttatcagtgctcagttcaaacGCCTGCATCTTTGACGGCATGGGGGTGCAGTAGTGCTATGGAACTACCAGactgcacatctggaaaggcaccattaatgctgaaaggtatagaCAGGCTTTAGACCAACACGTGCTCCCATCTTCTTCAGGGAGGGCtttgcatatttcagctcttgtaatagctgcagtatgcTAAACCACGGACTGCAGCTATTACAGCGTGGCTTCAAAGCAGAAGAGTCCAGATGTTTCCAGACTGTTGATAAAAGAAGAGGGGCTGATGCACAATGGTAAACATGGGCCTGTCCCAACCTTTTTAGAGGTGTGTTGCTGCAGTCAAATTTATAATGAccgttttattttcttaaaatgatttctcagtttaaacctatgacatgttttcagtgtttttattgtgaataaaatatgggtttatgagatttgcaaatcattgtattctgtttttatttacatgttacacagcgtcccaactttttttttttttttttttttgggaattTGGGTTGTGCAACATTTTAAATCAGGACTGCAGTTCTGCTTGTTCAATAGCAAAGAATGTACAGTTTCAGTTACTTCATTACTCATCCATCATCACTGataatatttgttattttattccatttttaaagtttatttttctccttttagtCCTGTATTCAAACACTACCGTGTGATCCGAAAACATGACGGGGGCTTCATCATTGATGTGGATCCTCAAGTGAGTGTTAACACTAAAGCCAAGTTCTGGGTTCGATTTATACACGTGTGCCTCAAATAAATAACTGAGTAACTAAGAGGAATATTTTGTTGTCCATGGAGATATAAGAGCATGAAcaaa
Proteins encoded:
- the LOC115779196 gene encoding ras-related protein Rab-11B, which produces MGNRDDEYDFLFKVVLIGDSGVGKSNLLSRFTRNEFNLESKSTIGVEFATRSIQVDGKTIKAQIWDTAGQERYRAITSAYYRGAVGALLVYDIAKHLTYENVERWLKELRDHADNNIVIMLVGNKSDLRHLRAVPTDEARAFAEKNTLSFIETSALDSTNVEEAFKNILTEIYRIVSQKQIADRSAHDESPGNNVVDISVPPTTDGQKGNKLQCCQSL
- the LOC115779394 gene encoding signal-transducing adaptor protein 1-like — translated: MAKRTRRLRDQLPNCYYEGYLEKSSFKDETSRKLWTALCGNVLFFFNDKRDCGYIEKLDLSGFISVTDDTRKDCNSEEARFNLQMKNGTIKFTAPNTEARDLWKGYIQSVAELAVPTSLNLLPGQIHMLTEAVEKEKERKQKIPPSADADCNSYVTVQADMPACYHSVSRLESELLLDREAKRGNLLLRPGSDGNSFAVSTRQDGDSPVFKHYRVIRKHDGGFIIDVDPQVLCSTLQDVINYLVETTDGTLIPLIIEEPYEKKISYISSDNENGEKSLQQASLNAVSLVLPPKPVSRNTPSPEPEPAPVEESWYLNDKWNEEKKETKDSSPNALPQKKCLKVPLMPPTPVPRKFSASSATNQDLRPSSILDANKQIPLAALSELKLKLEQKGKYQE